From Aspergillus fumigatus Af293 chromosome 3, whole genome shotgun sequence, a single genomic window includes:
- a CDS encoding aldose epimerase family protein yields MSGESEFAFLPLGAIIQEFRVGGKNIVLGFNTQEQYDKYNSAHFGATIGRVANRIKDAVIHNLNDRDYILAKNNGPNSLHGGGKGWGKCVFDGPQTVKHDGKDALLFKYLSKDGEEGFPGTVEVRVWYTASKEDSKTVLTTEYEVEFVGNECEETVVNMTNHSYFNLGNGPTIEGTKAQLSTADYLPLDSTGIPLGNIDKFPLDVSKPFVLGAAEPDIDDVFLMETDPSKVVLDTRSQPLKLLAQFSHPDTGLHLEVHSTEPAFQFYTGKYINVPAMDGLPARVARAGFCVEPSRYVNAPNEPGWRSMVLLKKGQIFGCKTVYKAWKA; encoded by the exons ATGTCTGGAGAATCTGAATTCGCCTTTCTGCCTCTCGGAGCCATCATCCAGGAGTTCCGCGTCGGAGGGAAGAACATTGTTCTCGGCTTCAACACCCAGGAGCAATATGATAAATACAACTCGGCTCACTTTGGCGCAACAATAGGTCGCGTGGCCAACAGAATCAAGGATGCCGTCATCCACAACCTGAATGATCGGGACTACATCTTGGCCAAAAACAACGGGCCCAACTCACTACATGGCGGGGGGAAAGGCTGGGGCAAGTGCGTCTTTGACGGTCCTCAGACCGTGAAGCACGATGGCAAGGATGCTCTGCTGTTCAAGTACCTCAGcaaggacggcgaggaaggCTTCCCCGGCACAGTGGAAGTGCGAGTCTGGTACACCGCCAGCAAGGAAGACTCCAAGACAGTTCTAACTACCGAGTATGAAGTTGAGTTTGTGGGTAACGAGTGTGAGGAGACGGTTGTGAACATGACCAACCATAG TTATTTCAACCTCGGCAACGGTCCTACCATTGAAGGCACCAAGGCCCAATTGTCCACCGCCGACTACCTGCCCCTCGACTCCACCGGTATCCCGCTTGGTAACATTGACAAATTCCCTCTGGACGTGTCCAAGCCATTTGTACTCGGCGCGGCCGAGCCCGACATTGACGATGTGTTCCTGATGGAGACTGATCCATCCAAGGTCGTTTTGGATACGCGCAGTCAGCCCTTGAAACTGCTGGCGCAGTTCAGTCACCCGGACACGGGCCTGCACCTCGAGGTACACAGCACCGAACCCGCGTTCCAGTTCTACACAGGCAAGTACATCAACGTGCCTGCGATGGACGGGCTGCCAGCGCGTGTAGCTAGAGCCGGCTTCTGCGTGGAACCCAGCCGATATGTCAATGCGCCCAACGAGCCTGGATGGCGGTCGATGGTGCTTTTGAAAAAGGGACAGATCTTCGGATGCAAGACCGTGTACAAGGCCTGGAAGGCATGA
- a CDS encoding Zn(II)2Cys6 transcription factor domain-containing protein: MTARQSSPTSDHSHSDGNVRKRVCKACDRCRLKKSKCDGANPCGRCRADNAICVFGERKKAHDKVYPKGYVEMLEQQQAWLVYGLQELYRRSSEGEGWPGEPLKCEANGHPLTHDLLTRLGALDQSKGERFEENTEVMQQELWKQNAGHMQRQDSSDGSSGSAQSPITTSRFADAFSRHQLPPTPPNLSPTARSQAPTIKAEPQMAPHNPAYITPMSMQGVVNPIALQGPPQWPNSNFGTFDEMDMMGPSDFTSLSFDDQLSSPMFNRQIPINCVTSASFMDTKSDYEDFNQFLNPNPTEITSM; the protein is encoded by the exons ATGACGGCACGTCAATCGTCACCCACATCGGACCACTCACATTCGGACGGCAATGTTCGCAAGAGGGTGTGTAAGGCGTGCGATCGGTGTAGattgaagaaatcaaag TGTGACGGCGCCAATCCATGTGGACGGTGTAGGGCAGACAATGCCATCTGCGTCTTTggcgagaggaagaaggcccATGATAAAGTGTACCCCAAGGG ATACGTTGAGATGCtggagcagcaacaggcttGGCTGGTATATGGTCTTCAGGAACTATATCGACGCTCCAGCGAGGGTGAAGGGTGGCCGGGAGAGCCGTTAAAATGCGAAGCAAATGGCCACCCTCTGACGCATGATCTGCTCACACGGCTTGGCGCTCTCGATCAAAGTAAAGGCGAACGCTTCGAGGAGAACACCGAGGTCATGCAGCAGGAATTGTGGAAGCAGAATGCCGGCCATATGCAACGACAGGATTCATCAGATGGCAGTTCCGGGAGTGCGCAATCGCCCATCACAACCTCGCGCTTCGCAGACGCCTTCTCTCGACATCAACTCCCTCCCACGCCGCCAAATCTTAGCCCAACAGCGCGTAGCCAGGCACCAACGATTAAGGCTGAACCCCAGATGGCTCCCCACAATCCCGCATACATTACGCCCATGTCGATGCAAGGGGTAGTAAACCCCATCGCCTTACAAGGTCCACCTCAATGGCCTAACAGCAACTTCGGAACCTTTGACGAAATGGACATGATGGGACCATCCGACTTTACGAGTCTTTCGTTTGATGATCAGTTATCATCACCGATGTTCAACCGGCAGATCCCAATCAATTGCGTAACGTCAGCCTCATTCATGGATACGAAGAGCGACTACGAGGACTTCAATCAATTTCTGAATCCGAATCCGACCGAGATAACGTCCATGTAG
- a CDS encoding putative RAS small monomeric GTPase, translating into MEDEPDKISITICGDGGCEDSYSVTRVIDGVPYFLSITDTAGQEEYRGLFALSNLRSDAFLLVYDITNASSLSALDYFMDLIDIEAEQRAEDNARLLKELGDSVRGVEVGMPPPVKIIAGNKCDLKDNRAISAREGLEYARKHGCGFMETSARDMVNIEETFALIVRRVTEARRLHYQQNQATANPGQAAASATAQQPAEQTADETMGPANPSKAARTPFSRLSIFGKKSSKCAASRSEDQTGEPKAEAVEWKEKPVKPNIWRRLLCC; encoded by the exons ATGGAAGACGAGCCAGACAAAATCTCCATTACAATTTGCGGCGATGGTGGATGCG AAGATTCATATTCGGTGACACGCGTGATCGATGGTGTCCCTTATTTCTTATCCATCACCGATACGGCCGGCCAGGAGGAGTATAGGGGGCTGTTTGCCCTGTCCAACCTGAGGTCGGACGCGTTTCTGCTCGTCTACGACATCACCAATGCATCGAGCCTGAGCGCATTAGATTACTTCATGGACCTGATTGATATCGAGGCAGAACAACGCGCGGAAGACAATGCTCGCTTACTGAAGGAACTCGGGGATAGCGTACGCGGCGTGGAAGTCGGCATGCCTCCTCCAGTCAAGATCATCGCTGGCAACAAGTGCGATCTGAAGGATAATCGCGCCATCTCTGCTAGGGAGGGACTAGAATATGCCCGCAAACACGGTTGTGGGTTCATGGAGACAAGCGCGAGAGATATGGTGAACATTGAAGAGACATTTGCCC TCATCGTCCGTCGTGTTACCGAAGCTCGTCGATTACATTACCAGCAGAACCAGGCGACCGCGAATCCTGGACAGGCCGCAGCGTCTGCAACTGCGCAACAGCCTGCCGAGCAGACGGCTGATGAGACCATGGGGCCCGCTAACCCATCGAAAGCTGCGAGGACCCCGTTCAGCCGTCTTTCAATCTttggaaagaagagcagtAAGTGTGCTGCATCCAGGTCAGAAGATCAGACTGGCGAGCCCAAAGCCGAAGCAGTGGAATGGAAAGAGAAGCCCGTCAAACCAAATATATGGAGACGCCTGCTTTGCTGCTGA